A segment of the Betaproteobacteria bacterium genome:
CGGCTACGAGCTGCGGCTGGCGTACTTCGATAAGCTGCAGCGGCTCTCCTTCAGCTACCACGATCACGTCCACTCGGGCGACCTCATCACGCGCGGCATGCTGGACGTCGAGGGGGTGCGCCGCTTTCTCGAGAACGCCGTGTTCCGCACCGTCACGCTGGTGGTCCTGGTCGGATACGGTGGCTACCACGTCGTGCACCTCGATGCGCTGCTCGGCGTCCTGGCATTGAGCTTCGTTCCGGTCGTGGCCTGGCGCGCCGCCGTTTCGCGCTTGTGGCTGCGGCGCACGTGGCGCGAGCTGCAGGAGCGGCTGTCGGCGCTCACCCGCATCATGGAAGAGAATCTCGGCGGTATCCGGGTAGTGCGCGCGTTCGTCGCCCAGGCCTTCGAGCTCGCCAAGTTCGACCAGGCTTCGGCGGACGCGCTGGCCATGTCGATGAAGCGCATCGACGTGCGCTACCGCAACGGCGCCGCCATGAGCCTCGCCTACTATGCAGCCATGGGACTGGTGCTCTGGATCGGGGGGCTGAGGGTGATCGAGGGCGTGCTGTCGGTCGGCACGCTGGCCGAGTTCCTGACCTTCATGGCGATCCTGCAGCAGCCCGTGCGCCAGATCGGCATGATCGTCAATTCTGCGGCGCGCGGCTCCATATCCGGCGCGCGCGTATTCGAAGTGCTCGACCTGAGGCCGGCGATCCGGGACAAGCCCGGCGCACGCGACCTTGTCGTGACCGAGGGCGTGCTGCGCTTCGAGCAGGTCGATTTCAGCTATGAGGCGAGCGGCGAACCGCTGGCGCTCACCGATGTCTCGTTCGAAGTCGGTCCGGGCAAGACCCTCGGTATCGTCGGCCCGCCCGGCAGCGGCAAGTCGACCATCGCGCATCTCGTCCCGCGCTTCTACGACGTGAGTGCGGGACGCATCACGATCGACGGCCAGGATATCCGCGAGGTGACGCTGGAGTCGCTGCGCGCCTGCGTGGGCGTCATGCAGCAGGACACTTTTCTGTTCTCGGCCTCGATCGAAGGCAACATTGCTTACGGCGATCCCGAAGCGGGCGAGGAGCGCGTCACCGACGCGGCGGACTCCGCGCAGCTGCATCGCTTCGTCGAGCGTCTGCCGGGACGCTACGAAACGCTCGTGGGCGAGCGCGGGTTGACGCTCTCCGGCGGGCAACGCCAGCGGCTGTCGATCGCGCGCAGCGTCCTGCCGGAGCCGACGGTGGTCGTGTTCGACGATTCGACCGCATCGGTGGATGCGGGCACCGAGCAGAAGATTCGGGCGGCACTGCGCGAGCTTGGCAAGGAACGCTCGACGATCGTCATCTCGCACCGGCTCGGATCGCTCTTGCACGCGGACGAGATCGTATTCCTGGAATCCGGCCGCATCGTCGAGCGCGGCACGCACGCCGAGCTTCTTGCTCTCGGCGGTCGCTACCGCGACCTGTACGAGCTGCAGCTTCGCGGTGCAGATACGGGGCTCACGGACGCCGCGCCGCAAACCACCGGCGTATTCTCGAAATGAGGGATTCATTGGAACCGCGTCATTTTCGTGTAGGCGGGAATCCGGGCACGGTATCTCCGGAGCTCCGCATGCGCGGCGGCGATCGATAAGGAATGTCGCGATGGCCACGACGCAAAGTAGAACAGTCACCCCGGCGGAACCTGCGCACGGACTGAACGAGGACATCGACGAAAAGATCTTCGGTAAAGTCTTCGATCGCGGGATCGTTCGCCGCTTCTTC
Coding sequences within it:
- a CDS encoding ATP-binding cassette domain-containing protein, with product MAARHRSSMTAGVVCAIVAANFQLLIPRYLGDAVDHAQGLLAHGATGRDAAVAALWTTALLVLGAGILRGVFTMFQNYLGESLGHRIGYELRLAYFDKLQRLSFSYHDHVHSGDLITRGMLDVEGVRRFLENAVFRTVTLVVLVGYGGYHVVHLDALLGVLALSFVPVVAWRAAVSRLWLRRTWRELQERLSALTRIMEENLGGIRVVRAFVAQAFELAKFDQASADALAMSMKRIDVRYRNGAAMSLAYYAAMGLVLWIGGLRVIEGVLSVGTLAEFLTFMAILQQPVRQIGMIVNSAARGSISGARVFEVLDLRPAIRDKPGARDLVVTEGVLRFEQVDFSYEASGEPLALTDVSFEVGPGKTLGIVGPPGSGKSTIAHLVPRFYDVSAGRITIDGQDIREVTLESLRACVGVMQQDTFLFSASIEGNIAYGDPEAGEERVTDAADSAQLHRFVERLPGRYETLVGERGLTLSGGQRQRLSIARSVLPEPTVVVFDDSTASVDAGTEQKIRAALRELGKERSTIVISHRLGSLLHADEIVFLESGRIVERGTHAELLALGGRYRDLYELQLRGADTGLTDAAPQTTGVFSK